In a single window of the Panthera leo isolate Ple1 chromosome A1, P.leo_Ple1_pat1.1, whole genome shotgun sequence genome:
- the ZNF692 gene encoding zinc finger protein 692 isoform X7: MLSEASPWTYSSSPDGSDPDAPRLLPSPVTHTLKEGETPPAPAALLNPLAVPSSSTSSLSSGALPTEVGVQPELRGTPQAAQQTEPLASPGIQAQSALTLAWEEDTAQIGPKRIRKAAKRELLPCDFPGCGRIFSNRQYLNHHKKYQHIHQKSFSCPEPACGKSFNFKKHLKEHVKLHSDTRDYICEFCARSFRTSSNLVIHRRIHTGEKPLQCEICGFTCRQKASLNWHRRKHAETAATLRFPCEFCGKRFEKPDSVAAHCSKSHPALLPAPQESPGPLEACPNISASVTLRSDDESRPSLVPEALTTLHQQ; encoded by the exons ATGCTCAGTGAGGCCAGCCCATGGACCTACAGCTCCTCCCCAGATGG cAGTGATCCAGATGCCCCCagactccttccttcccctgtCACCCATACACTTAAGGAGGGGGagacacccccagccccagcagctcTCCTCAATCCTCTTGCTGTACCATCCTCATCAACATCATCATTGAGTTCTGGAGCTCTTCCTACCGAAGTTGGGGTACAGCCGGAACTCAGAGGGACCCCTCAAGCAGCCCAGCAGACTGAGCCTCTGGCCAG CCCTGGGATTCAGGCCCAGTCTGCTCTGACCTTGGCCTGGGAGGAGGACACGGCACAGATTGGCCCCAAGAGAATTAG GAAAGCTGCCAAAAGAGAGCTGCTGCCTTGTGACTTCCCTGGCTGCGGACGGATCTTCTCCAACCGACAGTATTTGAAT caCCACAAGAAGTACCAGCACATCCACCAAAAGTCCTTTTCCTGCCCAGAACCAGCCTGTGGGAAGTCCTTCAACTTTAAGAAACACCTGAAGGAGCATGTGAAATTGCACAGTG ACACCCGGGACTACATCTGTGAGTTCTGTGCCCGGTCTTTCCGCACCAGCAGCAACCTCGTCATCCACCGGCGCatccacactggagagaagccccTGCA GTGTGAGATCTGTGGGTTCACCTGCCGCCAGAAGGCCTCCCTGAACTGGCACCGGCGCAAGCATGCAGAGACAGCTGCTACTCTGCGCTTCCCCTGTGAGTTTTGTGGCAAGCGTTTTGAGAAGCCAGACAGCGTTGCAGCTCACTGCAGcaaaagccatccagccctgctCCCAGCTCCACAGGAGTCACCCGGCCCTTTGGAAGCCTGCCCCAATATCTCTGCCTCTGTGACCCTGAGGTCTGATGATGAGTCCAGGCCCTCTCTGGTTCCTGAAGCTCTGACCACACTCCATCAACAGTGA
- the ZNF692 gene encoding zinc finger protein 692 isoform X3, protein MASSPVDASRRRQEKRRQLDARRSKCRIRLGGHMEQWCLLKERLGFSLHSQLAKFLLDRYTSSGCVLCAGPEPLPPKGLQYLVLLSHAHSRECSLVPGLRGPGGQDGGLVWECSAGHTFSWGPSSGPISPEEPKPVFRPSTAPRSWCPEARSGQALAGLESEHDERTQEARSPSREVGPLLETFPPPGEEGEEEDEDEEEMLSEASPWTYSSSPDGDPDAPRLLPSPVTHTLKEGETPPAPAALLNPLAVPSSSTSSLSSGALPTEVGVQPELRGTPQAAQQTEPLASPGIQAQSALTLAWEEDTAQIGPKRIRKAAKRELLPCDFPGCGRIFSNRQYLNHHKKYQHIHQKSFSCPEPACGKSFNFKKHLKEHVKLHSDTRDYICEFCARSFRTSSNLVIHRRIHTGEKPLQCEICGFTCRQKASLNWHRRKHAETAATLRFPCEFCGKRFEKPDSVAAHCSKSHPALLPAPQESPGPLEACPNISASVTLRSDDESRPSLVPEALTTLHQQ, encoded by the exons ATGGCTTCCTCCCCGGTGGACGCATCCCGCAGGCGGCAGGAGAAGCGACGGCAGCTGGACGCGCGCCGCAGCAAGTGCCGCATCCGCCTAGGTGGCCACATGGAGCAGTGGTGCCTCCTCAAGGAGCGGCTGGGTTTCTCCCTGCACTCGCAACTCGCTAAGTTCCTGTTGGACCG GTACACTTCTTCAGGCTGTGTGCTCTGTGCAG GTCCTGAGCCTTTGCCCCCCAAGGGTCTGCAGTATCTGGTGCTCCTGTCTCATGCCCACAGCCGAGAATGCAGCCTGGTGCCTGGGCTTCGGGGGCCCGGGGGCCAAGATGGGGGACTTGTGTGGGAGTGCTCTGCGGGCCACACCTTCTCCTGGGGCCCCTCTTCAGGACCCATATCTCCAGAGGAGCCCAAGCCAGTTTTCCGGCCAAGTACTGCCCCAAGAAGCTGGTGCCCAGAGGCCAGGAGTGGGCAAGCACTTGCAG GTTTGGAATCTGAGCATGATGAGAGGACTCAGGAGGCCAGGTCACCCAg CAGGGAAGTAGGACCCCTCCTGGAGACCTTCCCGCCCccaggagaagagggggaggaggaagacgaGGACGAAGAGGAGATGCTCAGTGAGGCCAGCCCATGGACCTACAGCTCCTCCCCAGATGG TGATCCAGATGCCCCCagactccttccttcccctgtCACCCATACACTTAAGGAGGGGGagacacccccagccccagcagctcTCCTCAATCCTCTTGCTGTACCATCCTCATCAACATCATCATTGAGTTCTGGAGCTCTTCCTACCGAAGTTGGGGTACAGCCGGAACTCAGAGGGACCCCTCAAGCAGCCCAGCAGACTGAGCCTCTGGCCAG CCCTGGGATTCAGGCCCAGTCTGCTCTGACCTTGGCCTGGGAGGAGGACACGGCACAGATTGGCCCCAAGAGAATTAG GAAAGCTGCCAAAAGAGAGCTGCTGCCTTGTGACTTCCCTGGCTGCGGACGGATCTTCTCCAACCGACAGTATTTGAAT caCCACAAGAAGTACCAGCACATCCACCAAAAGTCCTTTTCCTGCCCAGAACCAGCCTGTGGGAAGTCCTTCAACTTTAAGAAACACCTGAAGGAGCATGTGAAATTGCACAGTG ACACCCGGGACTACATCTGTGAGTTCTGTGCCCGGTCTTTCCGCACCAGCAGCAACCTCGTCATCCACCGGCGCatccacactggagagaagccccTGCA GTGTGAGATCTGTGGGTTCACCTGCCGCCAGAAGGCCTCCCTGAACTGGCACCGGCGCAAGCATGCAGAGACAGCTGCTACTCTGCGCTTCCCCTGTGAGTTTTGTGGCAAGCGTTTTGAGAAGCCAGACAGCGTTGCAGCTCACTGCAGcaaaagccatccagccctgctCCCAGCTCCACAGGAGTCACCCGGCCCTTTGGAAGCCTGCCCCAATATCTCTGCCTCTGTGACCCTGAGGTCTGATGATGAGTCCAGGCCCTCTCTGGTTCCTGAAGCTCTGACCACACTCCATCAACAGTGA
- the ZNF692 gene encoding zinc finger protein 692 isoform X2 yields the protein MASSPVDASRRRQEKRRQLDARRSKCRIRLGGHMEQWCLLKERLGFSLHSQLAKFLLDRYTSSGCVLCAGPEPLPPKGLQYLVLLSHAHSRECSLVPGLRGPGGQDGGLVWECSAGHTFSWGPSSGPISPEEPKPVFRPSTAPRSWCPEARSGQALAGLESEHDERTQEARSPREVGPLLETFPPPGEEGEEEDEDEEEMLSEASPWTYSSSPDGSDPDAPRLLPSPVTHTLKEGETPPAPAALLNPLAVPSSSTSSLSSGALPTEVGVQPELRGTPQAAQQTEPLASPGIQAQSALTLAWEEDTAQIGPKRIRKAAKRELLPCDFPGCGRIFSNRQYLNHHKKYQHIHQKSFSCPEPACGKSFNFKKHLKEHVKLHSDTRDYICEFCARSFRTSSNLVIHRRIHTGEKPLQCEICGFTCRQKASLNWHRRKHAETAATLRFPCEFCGKRFEKPDSVAAHCSKSHPALLPAPQESPGPLEACPNISASVTLRSDDESRPSLVPEALTTLHQQ from the exons ATGGCTTCCTCCCCGGTGGACGCATCCCGCAGGCGGCAGGAGAAGCGACGGCAGCTGGACGCGCGCCGCAGCAAGTGCCGCATCCGCCTAGGTGGCCACATGGAGCAGTGGTGCCTCCTCAAGGAGCGGCTGGGTTTCTCCCTGCACTCGCAACTCGCTAAGTTCCTGTTGGACCG GTACACTTCTTCAGGCTGTGTGCTCTGTGCAG GTCCTGAGCCTTTGCCCCCCAAGGGTCTGCAGTATCTGGTGCTCCTGTCTCATGCCCACAGCCGAGAATGCAGCCTGGTGCCTGGGCTTCGGGGGCCCGGGGGCCAAGATGGGGGACTTGTGTGGGAGTGCTCTGCGGGCCACACCTTCTCCTGGGGCCCCTCTTCAGGACCCATATCTCCAGAGGAGCCCAAGCCAGTTTTCCGGCCAAGTACTGCCCCAAGAAGCTGGTGCCCAGAGGCCAGGAGTGGGCAAGCACTTGCAG GTTTGGAATCTGAGCATGATGAGAGGACTCAGGAGGCCAGGTCACCCAg GGAAGTAGGACCCCTCCTGGAGACCTTCCCGCCCccaggagaagagggggaggaggaagacgaGGACGAAGAGGAGATGCTCAGTGAGGCCAGCCCATGGACCTACAGCTCCTCCCCAGATGG cAGTGATCCAGATGCCCCCagactccttccttcccctgtCACCCATACACTTAAGGAGGGGGagacacccccagccccagcagctcTCCTCAATCCTCTTGCTGTACCATCCTCATCAACATCATCATTGAGTTCTGGAGCTCTTCCTACCGAAGTTGGGGTACAGCCGGAACTCAGAGGGACCCCTCAAGCAGCCCAGCAGACTGAGCCTCTGGCCAG CCCTGGGATTCAGGCCCAGTCTGCTCTGACCTTGGCCTGGGAGGAGGACACGGCACAGATTGGCCCCAAGAGAATTAG GAAAGCTGCCAAAAGAGAGCTGCTGCCTTGTGACTTCCCTGGCTGCGGACGGATCTTCTCCAACCGACAGTATTTGAAT caCCACAAGAAGTACCAGCACATCCACCAAAAGTCCTTTTCCTGCCCAGAACCAGCCTGTGGGAAGTCCTTCAACTTTAAGAAACACCTGAAGGAGCATGTGAAATTGCACAGTG ACACCCGGGACTACATCTGTGAGTTCTGTGCCCGGTCTTTCCGCACCAGCAGCAACCTCGTCATCCACCGGCGCatccacactggagagaagccccTGCA GTGTGAGATCTGTGGGTTCACCTGCCGCCAGAAGGCCTCCCTGAACTGGCACCGGCGCAAGCATGCAGAGACAGCTGCTACTCTGCGCTTCCCCTGTGAGTTTTGTGGCAAGCGTTTTGAGAAGCCAGACAGCGTTGCAGCTCACTGCAGcaaaagccatccagccctgctCCCAGCTCCACAGGAGTCACCCGGCCCTTTGGAAGCCTGCCCCAATATCTCTGCCTCTGTGACCCTGAGGTCTGATGATGAGTCCAGGCCCTCTCTGGTTCCTGAAGCTCTGACCACACTCCATCAACAGTGA
- the ZNF692 gene encoding zinc finger protein 692 isoform X4, producing the protein MASSPVDASRRRQEKRRQLDARRSKCRIRLGGHMEQWCLLKERLGFSLHSQLAKFLLDRYTSSGCVLCAGPEPLPPKGLQYLVLLSHAHSRECSLVPGLRGPGGQDGGLVWECSAGHTFSWGPSSGPISPEEPKPVFRPSTAPRSWCPEARSGQALAGLESEHDERTQEARSPREVGPLLETFPPPGEEGEEEDEDEEEMLSEASPWTYSSSPDGDPDAPRLLPSPVTHTLKEGETPPAPAALLNPLAVPSSSTSSLSSGALPTEVGVQPELRGTPQAAQQTEPLASPGIQAQSALTLAWEEDTAQIGPKRIRKAAKRELLPCDFPGCGRIFSNRQYLNHHKKYQHIHQKSFSCPEPACGKSFNFKKHLKEHVKLHSDTRDYICEFCARSFRTSSNLVIHRRIHTGEKPLQCEICGFTCRQKASLNWHRRKHAETAATLRFPCEFCGKRFEKPDSVAAHCSKSHPALLPAPQESPGPLEACPNISASVTLRSDDESRPSLVPEALTTLHQQ; encoded by the exons ATGGCTTCCTCCCCGGTGGACGCATCCCGCAGGCGGCAGGAGAAGCGACGGCAGCTGGACGCGCGCCGCAGCAAGTGCCGCATCCGCCTAGGTGGCCACATGGAGCAGTGGTGCCTCCTCAAGGAGCGGCTGGGTTTCTCCCTGCACTCGCAACTCGCTAAGTTCCTGTTGGACCG GTACACTTCTTCAGGCTGTGTGCTCTGTGCAG GTCCTGAGCCTTTGCCCCCCAAGGGTCTGCAGTATCTGGTGCTCCTGTCTCATGCCCACAGCCGAGAATGCAGCCTGGTGCCTGGGCTTCGGGGGCCCGGGGGCCAAGATGGGGGACTTGTGTGGGAGTGCTCTGCGGGCCACACCTTCTCCTGGGGCCCCTCTTCAGGACCCATATCTCCAGAGGAGCCCAAGCCAGTTTTCCGGCCAAGTACTGCCCCAAGAAGCTGGTGCCCAGAGGCCAGGAGTGGGCAAGCACTTGCAG GTTTGGAATCTGAGCATGATGAGAGGACTCAGGAGGCCAGGTCACCCAg GGAAGTAGGACCCCTCCTGGAGACCTTCCCGCCCccaggagaagagggggaggaggaagacgaGGACGAAGAGGAGATGCTCAGTGAGGCCAGCCCATGGACCTACAGCTCCTCCCCAGATGG TGATCCAGATGCCCCCagactccttccttcccctgtCACCCATACACTTAAGGAGGGGGagacacccccagccccagcagctcTCCTCAATCCTCTTGCTGTACCATCCTCATCAACATCATCATTGAGTTCTGGAGCTCTTCCTACCGAAGTTGGGGTACAGCCGGAACTCAGAGGGACCCCTCAAGCAGCCCAGCAGACTGAGCCTCTGGCCAG CCCTGGGATTCAGGCCCAGTCTGCTCTGACCTTGGCCTGGGAGGAGGACACGGCACAGATTGGCCCCAAGAGAATTAG GAAAGCTGCCAAAAGAGAGCTGCTGCCTTGTGACTTCCCTGGCTGCGGACGGATCTTCTCCAACCGACAGTATTTGAAT caCCACAAGAAGTACCAGCACATCCACCAAAAGTCCTTTTCCTGCCCAGAACCAGCCTGTGGGAAGTCCTTCAACTTTAAGAAACACCTGAAGGAGCATGTGAAATTGCACAGTG ACACCCGGGACTACATCTGTGAGTTCTGTGCCCGGTCTTTCCGCACCAGCAGCAACCTCGTCATCCACCGGCGCatccacactggagagaagccccTGCA GTGTGAGATCTGTGGGTTCACCTGCCGCCAGAAGGCCTCCCTGAACTGGCACCGGCGCAAGCATGCAGAGACAGCTGCTACTCTGCGCTTCCCCTGTGAGTTTTGTGGCAAGCGTTTTGAGAAGCCAGACAGCGTTGCAGCTCACTGCAGcaaaagccatccagccctgctCCCAGCTCCACAGGAGTCACCCGGCCCTTTGGAAGCCTGCCCCAATATCTCTGCCTCTGTGACCCTGAGGTCTGATGATGAGTCCAGGCCCTCTCTGGTTCCTGAAGCTCTGACCACACTCCATCAACAGTGA
- the ZNF692 gene encoding zinc finger protein 692 isoform X1, with the protein MASSPVDASRRRQEKRRQLDARRSKCRIRLGGHMEQWCLLKERLGFSLHSQLAKFLLDRYTSSGCVLCAGPEPLPPKGLQYLVLLSHAHSRECSLVPGLRGPGGQDGGLVWECSAGHTFSWGPSSGPISPEEPKPVFRPSTAPRSWCPEARSGQALAGLESEHDERTQEARSPSREVGPLLETFPPPGEEGEEEDEDEEEMLSEASPWTYSSSPDGSDPDAPRLLPSPVTHTLKEGETPPAPAALLNPLAVPSSSTSSLSSGALPTEVGVQPELRGTPQAAQQTEPLASPGIQAQSALTLAWEEDTAQIGPKRIRKAAKRELLPCDFPGCGRIFSNRQYLNHHKKYQHIHQKSFSCPEPACGKSFNFKKHLKEHVKLHSDTRDYICEFCARSFRTSSNLVIHRRIHTGEKPLQCEICGFTCRQKASLNWHRRKHAETAATLRFPCEFCGKRFEKPDSVAAHCSKSHPALLPAPQESPGPLEACPNISASVTLRSDDESRPSLVPEALTTLHQQ; encoded by the exons ATGGCTTCCTCCCCGGTGGACGCATCCCGCAGGCGGCAGGAGAAGCGACGGCAGCTGGACGCGCGCCGCAGCAAGTGCCGCATCCGCCTAGGTGGCCACATGGAGCAGTGGTGCCTCCTCAAGGAGCGGCTGGGTTTCTCCCTGCACTCGCAACTCGCTAAGTTCCTGTTGGACCG GTACACTTCTTCAGGCTGTGTGCTCTGTGCAG GTCCTGAGCCTTTGCCCCCCAAGGGTCTGCAGTATCTGGTGCTCCTGTCTCATGCCCACAGCCGAGAATGCAGCCTGGTGCCTGGGCTTCGGGGGCCCGGGGGCCAAGATGGGGGACTTGTGTGGGAGTGCTCTGCGGGCCACACCTTCTCCTGGGGCCCCTCTTCAGGACCCATATCTCCAGAGGAGCCCAAGCCAGTTTTCCGGCCAAGTACTGCCCCAAGAAGCTGGTGCCCAGAGGCCAGGAGTGGGCAAGCACTTGCAG GTTTGGAATCTGAGCATGATGAGAGGACTCAGGAGGCCAGGTCACCCAg CAGGGAAGTAGGACCCCTCCTGGAGACCTTCCCGCCCccaggagaagagggggaggaggaagacgaGGACGAAGAGGAGATGCTCAGTGAGGCCAGCCCATGGACCTACAGCTCCTCCCCAGATGG cAGTGATCCAGATGCCCCCagactccttccttcccctgtCACCCATACACTTAAGGAGGGGGagacacccccagccccagcagctcTCCTCAATCCTCTTGCTGTACCATCCTCATCAACATCATCATTGAGTTCTGGAGCTCTTCCTACCGAAGTTGGGGTACAGCCGGAACTCAGAGGGACCCCTCAAGCAGCCCAGCAGACTGAGCCTCTGGCCAG CCCTGGGATTCAGGCCCAGTCTGCTCTGACCTTGGCCTGGGAGGAGGACACGGCACAGATTGGCCCCAAGAGAATTAG GAAAGCTGCCAAAAGAGAGCTGCTGCCTTGTGACTTCCCTGGCTGCGGACGGATCTTCTCCAACCGACAGTATTTGAAT caCCACAAGAAGTACCAGCACATCCACCAAAAGTCCTTTTCCTGCCCAGAACCAGCCTGTGGGAAGTCCTTCAACTTTAAGAAACACCTGAAGGAGCATGTGAAATTGCACAGTG ACACCCGGGACTACATCTGTGAGTTCTGTGCCCGGTCTTTCCGCACCAGCAGCAACCTCGTCATCCACCGGCGCatccacactggagagaagccccTGCA GTGTGAGATCTGTGGGTTCACCTGCCGCCAGAAGGCCTCCCTGAACTGGCACCGGCGCAAGCATGCAGAGACAGCTGCTACTCTGCGCTTCCCCTGTGAGTTTTGTGGCAAGCGTTTTGAGAAGCCAGACAGCGTTGCAGCTCACTGCAGcaaaagccatccagccctgctCCCAGCTCCACAGGAGTCACCCGGCCCTTTGGAAGCCTGCCCCAATATCTCTGCCTCTGTGACCCTGAGGTCTGATGATGAGTCCAGGCCCTCTCTGGTTCCTGAAGCTCTGACCACACTCCATCAACAGTGA
- the ZNF692 gene encoding zinc finger protein 692 isoform X5 produces MASSPVDASRRRQEKRRQLDARRSKCRIRLGGHMEQWCLLKERLGFSLHSQLAKYTSSGCVLCAGPEPLPPKGLQYLVLLSHAHSRECSLVPGLRGPGGQDGGLVWECSAGHTFSWGPSSGPISPEEPKPVFRPSTAPRSWCPEARSGQALAGLESEHDERTQEARSPSREVGPLLETFPPPGEEGEEEDEDEEEMLSEASPWTYSSSPDGSDPDAPRLLPSPVTHTLKEGETPPAPAALLNPLAVPSSSTSSLSSGALPTEVGVQPELRGTPQAAQQTEPLASPGIQAQSALTLAWEEDTAQIGPKRIRKAAKRELLPCDFPGCGRIFSNRQYLNHHKKYQHIHQKSFSCPEPACGKSFNFKKHLKEHVKLHSDTRDYICEFCARSFRTSSNLVIHRRIHTGEKPLQCEICGFTCRQKASLNWHRRKHAETAATLRFPCEFCGKRFEKPDSVAAHCSKSHPALLPAPQESPGPLEACPNISASVTLRSDDESRPSLVPEALTTLHQQ; encoded by the exons ATGGCTTCCTCCCCGGTGGACGCATCCCGCAGGCGGCAGGAGAAGCGACGGCAGCTGGACGCGCGCCGCAGCAAGTGCCGCATCCGCCTAGGTGGCCACATGGAGCAGTGGTGCCTCCTCAAGGAGCGGCTGGGTTTCTCCCTGCACTCGCAACTCGCTAA GTACACTTCTTCAGGCTGTGTGCTCTGTGCAG GTCCTGAGCCTTTGCCCCCCAAGGGTCTGCAGTATCTGGTGCTCCTGTCTCATGCCCACAGCCGAGAATGCAGCCTGGTGCCTGGGCTTCGGGGGCCCGGGGGCCAAGATGGGGGACTTGTGTGGGAGTGCTCTGCGGGCCACACCTTCTCCTGGGGCCCCTCTTCAGGACCCATATCTCCAGAGGAGCCCAAGCCAGTTTTCCGGCCAAGTACTGCCCCAAGAAGCTGGTGCCCAGAGGCCAGGAGTGGGCAAGCACTTGCAG GTTTGGAATCTGAGCATGATGAGAGGACTCAGGAGGCCAGGTCACCCAg CAGGGAAGTAGGACCCCTCCTGGAGACCTTCCCGCCCccaggagaagagggggaggaggaagacgaGGACGAAGAGGAGATGCTCAGTGAGGCCAGCCCATGGACCTACAGCTCCTCCCCAGATGG cAGTGATCCAGATGCCCCCagactccttccttcccctgtCACCCATACACTTAAGGAGGGGGagacacccccagccccagcagctcTCCTCAATCCTCTTGCTGTACCATCCTCATCAACATCATCATTGAGTTCTGGAGCTCTTCCTACCGAAGTTGGGGTACAGCCGGAACTCAGAGGGACCCCTCAAGCAGCCCAGCAGACTGAGCCTCTGGCCAG CCCTGGGATTCAGGCCCAGTCTGCTCTGACCTTGGCCTGGGAGGAGGACACGGCACAGATTGGCCCCAAGAGAATTAG GAAAGCTGCCAAAAGAGAGCTGCTGCCTTGTGACTTCCCTGGCTGCGGACGGATCTTCTCCAACCGACAGTATTTGAAT caCCACAAGAAGTACCAGCACATCCACCAAAAGTCCTTTTCCTGCCCAGAACCAGCCTGTGGGAAGTCCTTCAACTTTAAGAAACACCTGAAGGAGCATGTGAAATTGCACAGTG ACACCCGGGACTACATCTGTGAGTTCTGTGCCCGGTCTTTCCGCACCAGCAGCAACCTCGTCATCCACCGGCGCatccacactggagagaagccccTGCA GTGTGAGATCTGTGGGTTCACCTGCCGCCAGAAGGCCTCCCTGAACTGGCACCGGCGCAAGCATGCAGAGACAGCTGCTACTCTGCGCTTCCCCTGTGAGTTTTGTGGCAAGCGTTTTGAGAAGCCAGACAGCGTTGCAGCTCACTGCAGcaaaagccatccagccctgctCCCAGCTCCACAGGAGTCACCCGGCCCTTTGGAAGCCTGCCCCAATATCTCTGCCTCTGTGACCCTGAGGTCTGATGATGAGTCCAGGCCCTCTCTGGTTCCTGAAGCTCTGACCACACTCCATCAACAGTGA
- the ZNF692 gene encoding zinc finger protein 692 isoform X6: protein MQPGAWASGARGPRWGTCVGVLCGPHLLLGPLFRTHISRGAQASFPAKYCPKKLVPRGQEWASTCSSLCTLLLPKSPPTTSDLRSTSVLIPPAQSSFPFDPTGLESEHDERTQEARSPSREVGPLLETFPPPGEEGEEEDEDEEEMLSEASPWTYSSSPDGSDPDAPRLLPSPVTHTLKEGETPPAPAALLNPLAVPSSSTSSLSSGALPTEVGVQPELRGTPQAAQQTEPLASPGIQAQSALTLAWEEDTAQIGPKRIRKAAKRELLPCDFPGCGRIFSNRQYLNHHKKYQHIHQKSFSCPEPACGKSFNFKKHLKEHVKLHSDTRDYICEFCARSFRTSSNLVIHRRIHTGEKPLQCEICGFTCRQKASLNWHRRKHAETAATLRFPCEFCGKRFEKPDSVAAHCSKSHPALLPAPQESPGPLEACPNISASVTLRSDDESRPSLVPEALTTLHQQ, encoded by the exons ATGCAGCCTGGTGCCTGGGCTTCGGGGGCCCGGGGGCCAAGATGGGGGACTTGTGTGGGAGTGCTCTGCGGGCCACACCTTCTCCTGGGGCCCCTCTTCAGGACCCATATCTCCAGAGGAGCCCAAGCCAGTTTTCCGGCCAAGTACTGCCCCAAGAAGCTGGTGCCCAGAGGCCAGGAGTGGGCAAGCACTTGCAG TAGCCTCTgcaccctcctccttcccaagAGTCCTCCCACCACTTCAGACCTTAGAAGTACATCTGTCCTCATCCCTCCAGCCCAGAGTTCCTTCCCCTTTGACCCTACAGGTTTGGAATCTGAGCATGATGAGAGGACTCAGGAGGCCAGGTCACCCAg CAGGGAAGTAGGACCCCTCCTGGAGACCTTCCCGCCCccaggagaagagggggaggaggaagacgaGGACGAAGAGGAGATGCTCAGTGAGGCCAGCCCATGGACCTACAGCTCCTCCCCAGATGG cAGTGATCCAGATGCCCCCagactccttccttcccctgtCACCCATACACTTAAGGAGGGGGagacacccccagccccagcagctcTCCTCAATCCTCTTGCTGTACCATCCTCATCAACATCATCATTGAGTTCTGGAGCTCTTCCTACCGAAGTTGGGGTACAGCCGGAACTCAGAGGGACCCCTCAAGCAGCCCAGCAGACTGAGCCTCTGGCCAG CCCTGGGATTCAGGCCCAGTCTGCTCTGACCTTGGCCTGGGAGGAGGACACGGCACAGATTGGCCCCAAGAGAATTAG GAAAGCTGCCAAAAGAGAGCTGCTGCCTTGTGACTTCCCTGGCTGCGGACGGATCTTCTCCAACCGACAGTATTTGAAT caCCACAAGAAGTACCAGCACATCCACCAAAAGTCCTTTTCCTGCCCAGAACCAGCCTGTGGGAAGTCCTTCAACTTTAAGAAACACCTGAAGGAGCATGTGAAATTGCACAGTG ACACCCGGGACTACATCTGTGAGTTCTGTGCCCGGTCTTTCCGCACCAGCAGCAACCTCGTCATCCACCGGCGCatccacactggagagaagccccTGCA GTGTGAGATCTGTGGGTTCACCTGCCGCCAGAAGGCCTCCCTGAACTGGCACCGGCGCAAGCATGCAGAGACAGCTGCTACTCTGCGCTTCCCCTGTGAGTTTTGTGGCAAGCGTTTTGAGAAGCCAGACAGCGTTGCAGCTCACTGCAGcaaaagccatccagccctgctCCCAGCTCCACAGGAGTCACCCGGCCCTTTGGAAGCCTGCCCCAATATCTCTGCCTCTGTGACCCTGAGGTCTGATGATGAGTCCAGGCCCTCTCTGGTTCCTGAAGCTCTGACCACACTCCATCAACAGTGA